The Oenanthe melanoleuca isolate GR-GAL-2019-014 chromosome 1, OMel1.0, whole genome shotgun sequence genome segment TTGAAGAAAGTATTACTGTCTTTGAATCTTTCCTTAGAATGAAACACAAATATCTTAGACGTATTAATATCTAGAAAGGCAGTTTTCCTGTGGTTTGTAAATTATATGCTCTCATTCCTAGAGTAGTACTGCTTATATACTGAAGAATTTGGTAGGCTATATAAAATCTGGAGAACTGTACTGAAAGTTTTTCAGTTTCCTAATGGTGTGCAAAAATAGGATAGAGGATGAAGGCGAGTGCTgtgtttccttaaaaaaaaaaaaaagaaaaaggaaaaaagctatGATATTTCTGAGTTAAAATGCCCAAATTTAAAACTGTTGAGGATTAGTTGTCACTCTGTCACTATCCATCACTGTCATATCTAGTAGCAAAGCAGATTGGAATGTCAGAATGATATATATTATACAATAATAAAGTCACACAAGAACACTTTGAAAACAGCATGGGGGTCAGTCCTTCTGCCACAATGAGCCTAAAATGTGGGCTCTCTGGAGTTAGTCTTGTTCACAGCCAAAAGCAGTTTCAAGCTCTCCAATTATAGTTTTCCTGTATAGAGCAGACCCTGAGATACATTCAGAGATAATTTAGGTGAATAAGTTAGTACAAGACTACCTGAAAGATACTGTTGCCTTAACGTGATACACTTTTTTCTGTTCCTGATGTGTACATTTCAGTAGTCACCTGATTGGATTGATCTAGATGACAGAATGCAAACTCAGATTATGTATCAATACTGTGGAGGATGTTTTCCGTGTCACTGATGCTATCTCCTAACTAAAAGTCAAAGCAACAGCAGaccttttattttcatatgaaACTTGatatttgcatatatatttttcaggaaattatAAGGCAGTTGTGGGCCCTTGACTTTTCCCAAGCATTGTAAGAGACCCTGAGGAAAAATCACTGTAATTtatactttctttttccccttggGGGTCAAGCTATAAAGGACTGGATAGGGACAGAAGATGTGCTTTGCAGGTGAAGAATGCTGAATTGGCAGGTGCCAAGGGAATTATTCTGTACTCTGACCCTGCTGACTACTGTGCACCTGGAGTAGATCCTTATCCAAATGGCTGGAACCTTCCAGGTGGAGGAGCCCAGCGTGGGAATGTATTAAACTTGAATGGGGCAGGGGATCCCCTGACTCCAGGTTATCCTGCAAAAGGTGAGTGACTCTAGAGAAGGCATTCTCTGAGGGTCTGGTATCAGGAAAGGTCAGaggatgttttctttcttataaCAACACACTTTCTTTCTTAGTCTTTGTTGCTAAAAAGGCAGCTTTGGGTTTCACAGCAGTAGGCCACTTCTGTAAATGGTGCATGAGAGAAAGTGAGAGGATATTAGGGGATCCCTAGAGTGCTGATCTGTATTCATCACCTTCACCTTAGGCTTCCTCAGCTGCTTGAGTTGTGCCTAAGCTGTCTCATTTAGCAACTAAACCAGATAATTTTGATTGAAATTCATTAAGAACTATTTATGCCACCACTTGGGCCAGCATATCTGAGAGAGACAATCACCTCAAGAAAATTATTCCCTAAGTGATGGGCAGTGTTGCCTCTAGGCAGCAGAACTTGTGCTGGAAAGGGGATACATGTTCAAAACAGCAGCATGGCAGAGGAGACCATGAAGAAAATTTCTGGTTCCTCATGCTGGAGTCAGTGATCACACATATGAATCCCTGTCTCCCTCAATCACAAAGGGTCCCTGTGAATGTTATATTAAGAAAGAAACTATTCTGTATATGCTTTTGTCCACGTCATGAAGATTAggatttgttaaaaaaaagttatttgccTTTGAgctttttcagaataaaacctAGATTTTGTTTTGTACACAAAACCAGCAATCCAGAATATTCAGAAGTCCAGTGTATAAGATTTTATGTGCATCTCTTTATCAATTGGCAAATGTTTTTAGTTCCTAGTTGAATGTTCCAAGCATCACACTGTGGGCTCCTTCTTTGCTCTTGTTCTTTATGTGTAGCTTAGTCTGAACTTCTTTCCcataaagagaaatatttctatGTGAAAGTAtttcaacacaaaaaaaaatagtttaaaagtTCCCAGCCATCTTTAAATGTATGACTGCAGACACTATGGGAGAACCTTGATTAGTGTCTCTCTGAAAACATACTGATAAAGCACAAAGAATGAAATTACTGGAAAGATGTCAGCTCAGcttttggaaaatgaaatgaTTATACCTGACTCCAGTGTTAAGACTGTGCTGTGAGTTGTACAGCTTCCTTCTGAGACttgtaaatatgaaaatatctgTCTCTTGCTTTCAGAGTACATGTACCGACTAGACAAAGCCAATGGTTTAGGTCTCCCAAAAATTCCAGTTCATCCTATTGGCTATAATGATGCAGAATCATTACTGCGGTAAGTGCATGGGAGATGAGATGTATTTTTAGCAGACTGCTTTTTGGAAGTTATGGGAGTATTTGAAAAGAGACTAGAAAGACTTTTGCACTCTGCTTCTCCTATAGCTGTTGAAGCAATATGTTTGTTTCTCATTGGAACCTATGTAGGAGGTAAGTGTAGTACCTATTGGTACATATGAGGTATGTGCAGAGTTAGCTGGAAAAGGTTGTTTTTAATATGGACTAATATGtttccaaattttatttaaactttatAGCTATCACTGTCATCAGGATAACTGCTCAAAATGATAAAGGTATAGGTTAAAACACCTCCTCTTTTATCTGCTGCCAACTAGTAGTGATAGAGCAGATTACTGTGCATAAATAAGATGTAGCCAGACATGTCTGTTCAATAAGTATTAAATAATACTAGAACTTGGttttaataattataaataaagcCTAAATCCTTGGTCCTTGTTTTCACTTTTGTCTTGAGAAATCATAGCATCTTGTTATTCCTGCtatcatattttttaatttactcaGGGTCTGAAAACATGTATAAGCGTTCTGAGGAATAAAGCTTGAGTGAAGTATGTATTTACAGTAAAAGACATGCTTTCATTtgcatgaataaataaataaatacaataaatgtattttgctCCCTAAGAACCAGAACATCCAgcattctttctttcctcctccgAAGTTCATGTCAAAAATAAAAGTCCTTTGAGGGAATAAGTCTGGGTGATTTTGATTGACCAAATTACTGCATTTCCACTTGTGTTAACTGAATAAACATGACTCTTTTGACAATGGAACAAGAAAGGGTGACTTGGACTGTTCATGTTTCTCTACTTTAGCCATCTTTGACACACATCAACTGTCTATGCTAGGAGATTAAAcagtgtgcagggacagccaccATAAAACTATTGCCTGTACTGTTAAAGTGTTGGAATGGGCCCAAGCTGCTCGCTGCTAATTCAAATGCAAATGCAGTTCAAGTCAGTAGAATGTTCCAGGGACCATTTACAAGAGGCACTTTATATGCAAAAGTTTTTTGGCCAACACTGTCTTTCAGGGTGGCTATAGGTCATTCCAAGCTGGTTTCTATACCCAGGATTATTGCCCTATGTTAATTTACTAGTATTAGTGTAGCTAAAACTCCAGATTATTCTCCTGCCAAAGTTTGTAGTATAAATTGTCTAAAACAAAGACCAACACCGGTTTATATGTGCATGGGATCTTGCAAAGTGTGGTTTCTGGTTTCTGATTTGTTTAGTGCTGTTGTAAGATGTCTGTAActaataatgatttttttttttttttcccccataacAGTAATATGGGAGGAGAGGCACCACCTCATAGTAGCTGGAAAGGAAATTTGAATGTATCTTACAATGTTGGTCCTGGTTTTACAGGAAATTATTCTACAAGGTCAGTTTTGTTTCCTAGGAAGAGTGTTCTTGGGATGAGGGTTAAAAACAGGTAGAATAGATTTTGACCAAAAATTGAAAAGCTGGGTTTAGTTGCTGGGTTATTTACATCATTCCTTTGATTTTGGCTATTTCCTTGGCTGAAGTATGCTCAGTGCAAAGCATTAGTACATTATGTCTTTATTGGATGGATTTGACCTACTTGCTTTAGTTTCCAGCTAGTCTTGAACCAGTTTCATTTGAAAAGCATCTAGCCTTTGGTCAACTATTTGTtgagagtgattttttttccttctttttttttttttttctttttagaacttttgttttctttttgaaattcACGTGAGTCCAGCTTCTGGTCTTACCTATTGACTTATATAAAGCAGTATTAAACTGCCTCATATAAGCAGTTTTTCCACTCagcttttttcagaaaaagaacttAAACAACGATGTCAATTTTATTGTTTCAGATTGTTTTTGACTGAGTTAGTAATTATAGTTTAGGACTAAAGTCTATGTGTTTCAATGCTGAATGTTGTCTCAATACAATGTAGTGACTTCATATGAACTGTTTAACTTCAGATAGTTTTTCATACTGAACTTTATGTGAACCCTTGGGGCTGAGCTGTTGCACATTCAGCTGGGGCAcagataaaaaaatctcttgatGCAACTTGGATTGTCTGATTTTCTGCTGCCTTAGGTGCTGCAGTTGTATGGACTGTGATGGAATGTTCTTGTTTTGGcttgttcttgtttttcttcacagtggcaGACATGaggctgtttttcttttgtcatgaacacagggttgataatatagaaatgtttttgttattgctgagcagggcttacacagagccaaggccttttctgctgtttttgcTGCTACACTGGTGAGAGAGTGGGGGGTGCagaggaggctgggaggaggcacagccaggacaggtgatcCCAcctgaccaaagggatattccagaccagGTGGCATCATGATCAGTACATAAAGTgggggaaagaaggaggaaagaggagGCATCTGAAGTGATGGTGTTTGCTTTCCCAAGTCACCATCACATGTGATGGGGCTCTGCTCTTTTGGAAATGGTTGAacagttttgctctgcttgtttGCGTGGCTTTTGCTTTATGTATAAAATTGTCTTTATCTCAATCCATGACGTTTCTACCTTTTACCCTCCAGATTCTCTCACTCCTAGTGGAAGAGTAACTGGCATTGTGGGGCTTGGTTGCTGGCTGGGGCAAAACTGTGACATGGAGTCAATTCTGATTTGTACAAAACTGTAGAAAATTAGAACTACTTACCTTTTTAATATTAGatgctttccatttttctttaactatttcaaatttaaaaactaGCTGCTAGCAAAAGATCTTTGGAGTTCTGATCCTGTTATCTGTATAAATCTTACTGACATCAGAAATAATACATAGCTGTCAAGGGCTAAATGCTGTTCTTGTCTGTACAAGTATGAATCCATGCAAAAACTACACTgcaatattttcagatttactTTGGTTTAATAGGAGTTGAATTTTGTCAAAATGCTCTCCTTGGCATTTTTATGGTACACTTTTGAAAGGTGTCAAGATGTTTGATTATCTAATCTGGTGAATTAtctctttgtattttctttccaataCACTAGAAAGGTGAAAATGCACATTCAGACCAACAATGAAGTAAGAAGGATTTACAATGTGATTGGTACTATCAGAGGCACAGTGGAACCAGGTAAAATCATTTGCCTTCAGCATAATCTGAGTGAGCAGTGACCTCTATCTATAGTTCATGGTTACAAGAGGGACCTGAGGAATATAGTTTTCTCTGAAATACTGTATTGCATGATTTTTGAAATGGTGTTTGCACTGTCTTTCATGTGGTTCAGGGTATGTCAGCACTTTTACTATAAATGCTGACTTTCAAGGGGGAGTCATAACCAAGATGGAAATATTTGTCTTCAGGCAAGTAActgtgcaattaaaaaaaaaaaaaatgaagtggaTATTCTCCCTGAAGAAACATGAGAATGGATTTTGCATTCCATTGGAAGACACTATATCCATCATTAGTGACTTTTTGTATATCTTACAGTCTCTTGTAACCAGTGTGATTTTATACTCTAAAAAACCATATATATAGAAATCCCTAGAATGATGATAATGTGATTTATCTTCTATCTGCAGCACTTCTCTTTTGCCTAAAACACAACTGCTAACCATATTATAATAGTACAGAGATCTAGTCTGAATTTATCTCAATCATATTTCATGGTTTGGACAACTCTTTTTGTAATTGATTATATATATACAGAGAAATACTGCATTCAGCACATGAATTCACAATGTTGAGAATTTCTGTGCTGTACAGATCTGATTAGTGGATCAGCTTCACCATGAAACACACTATTGTGAAGTatggaaaaatgcttttatcttTAGAGGAAACCTGTAGtgtatttaataataaaactaACAACATGGAGTATGAGGTTTTAAGTCTTGTGGGATCCAGTAACTGGGTTTGACAATTTCTTCAACACTgactgaaaaatacagaaaaacatcttcagaaattaatttttttttcctttctattgtgtatgttataaaatattaatctctGCTTGATACATACAtgagaaattagaaattatttcgAGTTAACATCTGTGTCAGGAAAAAAGTATTCCTAAGTAAACctccaaaattaatttctctagACAGATATGTCATCCTGGGAGGCCACCGTGATGCATGGGTGTTTGGTGGCATTGATCCTCAGAGTGGGGCAGCTGTGGTTCATGAGATTGTGAGGAGctttggaaaactgaaagagaaaggTAATGCAATGAAAGAATAAAGCACATaaaagcagctgctctcagcagtgaCCATTGATTTCTGTAAGATTTAAACATAGgcttgaaattaaaaacatgtaTCTCACTGATGCCTTGAATAAACACAGTGCTGTGCACCTTGGTGTATGTGAAGTACTACTGCTCAAGAGAAAGTAAACCtagaaggaaacaaaacaaaatgggatgcagaaaaaaaccacagtacTTAGGTGCAACTGACTACTCTGTATTTGGGGCTGGTGTGACTGGATATGTCAGTGGTGTTATAATACTGACACAGTGGTGGGCTCTTAAAGGCTTCATCAGGGCCTTCTCAGCACCTGACTGTGGCTTGGAGGCATCCTCAGGAATAAGTGAAGGATGCCAGTGTAATGCTGAGAATGAGCTGTGCAAACATAGTAGGAGGTAATGGCTAAAAATACCTCATGCCTGCTTGCAATAGAATAAGAACAAATGTCAATTGCACCaagtttctgtttctgtcaGAGCAAATGCTGTCTCCCTATCTGACATCTCATGGAGAGAAGCTCTGACATAAAAACTGTGCTAGAGAAGTGTTTTTTGCCTGCCTGTTACACATAAAAATTGGCatttagttttatttccatttcttcccaGTAACTGAATATCAGGGGAAGCTCTCTGGAATGCAAATGGGACAAatattaaaagtttaaaaaaaaaaaaaaagaaagggagtaAAAGATAAAAAGGTTCCAGTAGCTTCAAAGAAACCTTTGGGCTGAGATACAGAATCAGGGCAATAGAGCCTGTTCTATTTGGCCTAAGTTTAAATTGAATGGGGAACTTAAAagtgaaagatttttcttttgaaggtGATCTGTCAAAGTTACAGGGAATTGTTTAGGTTTTGAAATCAGGCATTTGAAAGACAAGGCAAAGAAGTTCTATAATAGATATGAAAATATGCCACTTTTCTGTTAGAGTAGACACTGATATACAATGTATACTAAACTGAACAAGAGAATTAGAAAAGCCTTCTTTCAAGAATTTGTGTGCAgcacattatttttccttcatcagAGTTTCAGATTCTAGACAATTTTACTGCATGTAAAGGTGAGAGATGAAATACATTATTTGGGCCAAAATTGAAGTAGGGATGAGATTGCTACAATAGCAAATCATTATTAGATAAGGTTACTGAAGTTAGTGTTAAAGGTCCTCATGTATATCTCTTTCCCCACAGATCATGGTAAAAGACGAGCCCTCTAAAAATGGCATGTGTTTTCACATGAGTCACATAACAAGCAGCCTTTATTTGTGTAATTCAATTTTCATGGTCTTTCATTTCAGGATGGAGACCAAGGAGAACAGTGATATTTGCAAGCTGGGATGCAGAGGAATTTGGCTTGTTAGGATCAACAGAGTGGGCTGAGGTAAAGCAAGAGTGttcaaaaagaaatttgcaTGGTGGCTGCTCTTTGAGAAATCTGTACTAGAAAGAAGCACTTCTTCCCTCCCCTACCTCTATTCCTTACACACACATTCTCTCCCTTGAGTTTCCTCTTGAGCTACCAAGAATCTCTAGCTCCTGCAGTATATGCTAGCCTTCTCTGAAACAGCTGTTTATTTTGTGAATGTGAATGGGAAGTTAGttctgagggggaaaaagttTATCactattttcctcctttttttgtttctcataGGAAAATGCCAAAGTATTGCAAGCACGGGCAGTGGCTTACATCAATGCAGATTCTTCTGTTGAAGGTACATAGATATGACTTGTGTTTTACAGGAATAGTGATGGTATGACTGGGAGGGATTTCATCTTTGAGATTGATGAAACTTCCAATGTGATGATTTTTGTTGCATTAATTCAGAAATGAATATGGGGGAAAAACTGTGttgttttgggggaaaaagtcCTTTACAGTAGCTATGCTGTTTGGGAAGTCATAAGAGAGTCATAAGAAGTCATAAAAGTGTTGTACCCTGAGTTCTGTGGCAACTCTTTACAGTCAGCTTCTTCTCTTATAATATGTATAATAACCATGGGGACATAAGAAAAGCTCTTAAGACTTGCTTTGAAAACTGGACTCTAATTCATCCGAACCAATAAAGTGAACTGAGAAAATCATAGGAAGACTTTTCTCAGCTTACTCCTTATAAAAAGTATAGCTCCCTAGTCCCTTTCTTATTAATAAATAACAGCATTAAGTTTCAGCTGAGGGAACTTCCTTCTTCTAAATAATTagtttttcatctgttttcagGAAACTACACACTGCGAGTGGATTGCACACCACTGATGTACAGTCTGGTTTACAGTCTGACCAAAAAGGTAATGTCACTTGAAATTTTTAGCCTGTATGTTAGTGCTCACTTGCTTGATGGTTCTCTGTCTGTAAAAATTCGGTGTCAGATCTTCCTTTTCTGACTGCAGTACCCATTTTAGGTCAATAGCTAAGGAACTGGAGCTTTTTCCCAGGACAGATAAGGGGATTATGAGCTTATACCATTAAATTATTCACTACTCAGGATTAGGGGATTTTTCCACTCCTTCTCTGAAAGCATTCCTTCTGAGAACAAAAGCATAAAAGCATGCTGTGAACCAGAGGACAGGAACAAGCATATAGCTGGCTCCCCAGATCAACTTCTAGAATGCCCATGGTAGTAGGAGACTCTGACTCCCTTTAGGCAGGGGAAGAAACTAGGGTGGCTACCATGTTGTTCTTGTGTGTCACAAGGTTTGGTCAATGTGCTCAGCTTCAGTGTACCCTGTTAGTTATTCTTTGTCTCTGACCATGATGTTCTCACACATTTGTGTGGCACACAAAATTGAGAGGTAGGGACCTTTCTCAGGAAATAGACACACCATCTTAGATGTAAGGTGTTCCTTTCTTTGGGAGTGGCTCTTAAAGGCTGGCATTttatttctggggttttttttctgtttaactGTATTAGACAGTTAATTAGTTTTTGTGTATGTTTTAGGTGCCAATGTAATGTACATTTAACCACTGTGTACATTCTGTGAATTTATCTGCCATTATCTCGTTTATTCAGTCATTTGATACTATCTCTTGGAAGCTGGCATTAGACTGGTGcaaaagtgaaggaaaagcagTAAATGAGTATAATTTTCTGGCAATTAAAAGATAGCAAATAAAATGTAACTCTGTTAAAAGTGAGTACCCAAATAAAAAGATTTCTGTCCTGAACTCAAGAAGAGTTGATCACCTGCAGTTCCCATGGTAACCTGTGCTAAGTGAAGGTGTTCAGAACTGTCAGGAAATCAGGTCAGAAGAGTCTCAGTTTGGACACCAAGAGCCATCATTAAAATTGTGACCTAAATACCAGTAAAAATGCCTGTGTAACACTTCCTCGAGttgggaagcaaaggctgaTGAAATCATGTAACCACAGCTTGTTGGTAACTGATGTCTGAAGAGAATGCTGATGAGGAAGCATGTCCCATGAGATCCCATCCATAGTTAATCTGGTATATAATAATAGTGGTAAAAAGTTTTCATGCTGGTAGTTCTGTTCTATGGACAATTAATTTCCTTCATGCACAAAACCttaaataaatcagttttaatTTGATTCCTATTATGGAGTAATTCTTAGATGATAGATTAATAATagaatatatattaataatcTTCAATAgattcaaaataataaaacctcAGCAGTCCACCAATATaaaggaaatatgaaaaaaacatcTTCAGTGTTTAAACTGCTCAATTACCTGCAAGTTAGTCAGTGGTAGGCATGAACTTTAGAATGATTGATTTGTATACCTCTCTAGCAGCTATGATGACATAAACACCAGGTGCTGTGCCTTTCTAAGGTTGCTTCTGCATCcataaacatttttttgtgAACTGAATTAAACTAAGACAAAATTGAAATTTTCTGCCAAAGTAAAGCAAAGTGTTTTGGTTTCGTAAGGGATTTCTCTGttgaatatttaaattaatggcTGAAAATCTCAAAGAAATATCCAAATTTAAATATTGACTTGGAAtgtttttgctttccttgtgtTTTCTTCCATCTAAATTTACCTATTTTTAGGAAATAAACTGTTATTCTGGAAAATGCTATGCATTTGAAGtgttaaaaaggaaatgtaGAAAGGTTGAGAGACATAAGATGACTTACTCATAACCCTAAGCCGTGGGCTTGGTTTGATGACAGGTTGTTGACTTGTTGTTTGGTAACATTTAAAATTGTAcccttcatctttttttctagATACCAAGTCCTGATGAAGGGTTTGAAGGAAAATCTCTTTATGAGAGCTGgtacaaaaaaaatccatcaaatGAATATAAAGACGTCCCCAGGTCAGTGGCAAAAGAAAACAGCTTGCATACCAAACATTATTATAACTCATAGatgtgtattttaaagaaatactcATATGAAAAGCTGAGTCATGAAGAGAAATGGTGTCATTTTCAGCTGGTATAAATTCCAGAGTTGTAATAATTGCAGCTGATACACTATTGTACAGCAGGTTTATGAACCTGCCTTTGTAGATGAAGAAGAGACTTTATATATGTAAAGTGTTCATTTAGTTTATTGAGGTTTAGACAAATAAGGGTCGTATGCACAAGGCAGTGGCAATTATGCAAGATGTTAACTCAACAGctttcctctgaatttttttccagtcttctgGAAGGCCTCTGAGTTTGGGAGGCTGAGGAGCACACCAGACAGGATTTTGCAGCATTGTCCTTCAAATTTACCAGGGGGTTTCTACAGAATCtcaaaaactgattttattccATGAAGCTATGCTGGTactgctgtgatttttctgagttgagagcctgggacagtggaagttCAGAAGGAGGAAGGTCATTGGTTCTTGTCAGTAAAAAAAAGACAGTGAGGTACATTCCCCTCTTGAGAACTGGATATCTGTGACCCTGAGAAGGGTGACTGCTTTTCTGAGAAAGCAGTTGATGAGGTGCAGGTAATGCAGGGTTTAGAGGCAGTTCATGATGTATTGACAAAAAGGAGCACACTAGGAAAAGACCATGTAGTGTGTAGTGACTGACTGCTGAATATTTAACTGCCATGATATACTTGGAAGCAAACTAAAATTGTACTTAAGTGTTGTCACTCAAGGCGTCTTCCTCTTTCTTgtttaaagaataaataaacTGGGTTCTGGCAATGACTTTGAAGCATTTTTTCAACGTCTTGGCattgctgcaggcagagcacgTTACAGTAAAAATTGGGTAAGTCTGTGTCTTTGTAACTTGTGTCTTGTCCCTTGTAACTGCCTGAATAATATCACCTGTAAAGGAGCCATTTAGACTTTCAGCTTTTCAGGATAGTACAGTTCAGTGTGTCAGAGCAGTGTCTACTTACTACAACTCTGTGCTATCTCAACACCTCAATGCAATAAATAAGAATGGTCAACTTGTTATCACTTAGACAGAAGGACTTTTTCTCAGGGTAAATGGATGTGCTCAAAATTATCTATGGCTCATGAAGGCTTCTGAGTAGCTTATGGTGACTTTTGAATGATTTGTAACACTTTATGAAGCTTTGAATTCAAAATGGTTTGTGTTTCATTGAAAATATGGGTTGGGCTCTGAAGCATACTGTGGGAGGAGATTAAGTGAGAAATATTCAAGGAACAAATTATTCAATGTGGTCTTTTactctgaaaagaaaggaatatcCAAGGACACAAATGATTATTGAATCAAGCAAGAGAAGAAATCCAATCTCACCTGGATTTAGCCAACTGAAAGTTATGTGTCTGCTTAGCTACCTTCTTTGTGTTGTGCACATGTCAGTGGAGAGAGATTTGGTCCAAATGACCATTCATCTCACCACAGGTTAATGTCTAAGGGAGCCACTACTGACCATTCTTCTCTTTCAACTGTCTGTAGTAGCTATATAGGATTAATGTAACCTGAACACTTAAAGTTTACCATGCCTTGAATCCCACAGCAAACTACACTGAAATACATATATAGCTGattaatggttttgttttggcttggtTTCCTTTGTTTCAGGATGTAGAAAAATACAGCAGCTATCCAGTTTACCACAGTGTCTATGAAACCTATGAAATTGTGGAACAGTTTTATGATCCCACTTTCAAGAATCATCTGACAGTAGCTCAGGTACGGGGAGGGCTGGTGTTTGAATTGGCCAACTCTGTTGTGCTTCCTTTTGACTCTAGAGATTATGCATCAGCTGTGAGCAACTATGCTCACATCATCTATAATTTGTCAAGGAATCATGAAGAGGAGCTGGCAACATACAATGTGTCCTTTGGTACGTACAGTCTTTCACCACATTCCTCCTCTGTTAATGCTAACAGTGCCTTACGTTAATGAATGTCTTAGTCACAACCTGGTATTTACTTTGTGCTGTATGAACAGTAAAtaaagcaataataataataataataatacccTCCATTAATCTGAAATGGGAATATTTTGTCACTAGCATGACATGTGGGGACTATGCCACTGCCAAAGAGAGCTAGCACTTACAGTTGCATGTGCTTTGACCTGTGTATGATTTGCAGTATTGACAACAAAGTATCATTGTAatgtttccttaaaaaaaaaaaaaatcacactgtTTTGCAGCTTATTGTGTTGGATAATTCTGTGGCTGAGAAACCTTTTTTAAATTAGCAACATtatacaatatttattttaggatTTGTCTGCTAGTGGCCAATATCAGGCACACGTgtacatgtacacacacatttTCTCAGTCTTTCTCAAAACTCTGTGTGGAGGGACATAACAGTAAAACACAGGTTGCTGGGATTTATAAGATCTCAGACCGACCTGAACAATCTGATTCTGGTTCCATGATCCAGTTTTTGATATTTCTGTACATTCTTCAAGTAGCAAATAAACAATATTCACAATACTTACTG includes the following:
- the LOC130250040 gene encoding putative N-acetylated-alpha-linked acidic dipeptidase, which codes for MGTSAGSRAASGRFWAVVLAAAAGFFLLGFLIGWFAKPTDKKTSPSTHEDMRTAFMAEMKAENIKQFLYNFTQLPHLAGTKENMLLAQQVQAEWKKFGLDSVQLVHYDVLLSYPDDTKPNYISIIDEHGNEVFNTSLAEPPPPGYEAVRDVVPPYSAFSAQGMPEGELVYVNYGRTEDFFTLEREMGINCTGKIVIARYGKIFRGNKVKNAELAGAKGIILYSDPADYCAPGVDPYPNGWNLPGGGAQRGNVLNLNGAGDPLTPGYPAKEYMYRLDKANGLGLPKIPVHPIGYNDAESLLRNMGGEAPPHSSWKGNLNVSYNVGPGFTGNYSTRKVKMHIQTNNEVRRIYNVIGTIRGTVEPDRYVILGGHRDAWVFGGIDPQSGAAVVHEIVRSFGKLKEKGWRPRRTVIFASWDAEEFGLLGSTEWAEENAKVLQARAVAYINADSSVEGNYTLRVDCTPLMYSLVYSLTKKIPSPDEGFEGKSLYESWYKKNPSNEYKDVPRINKLGSGNDFEAFFQRLGIAAGRARYSKNWDVEKYSSYPVYHSVYETYEIVEQFYDPTFKNHLTVAQVRGGLVFELANSVVLPFDSRDYASAVSNYAHIIYNLSRNHEEELATYNVSFDALFSAVKNFTEVAASFHERLQQIDINNLLAVRSVNDQLMFLERAFIDPLGLPGRPFYRHVVFAPSSHNKYVGESFPGIYDAMFDIESKGDQHEAWEEVKRQISIAAFTVQAAAETLKEVA